From one Treponema denticola genomic stretch:
- a CDS encoding J domain-containing protein, with protein sequence MTLQDNFKDDIKKFITIAQSIPKEEIKKEYYTLVKKYHPDMYTNNKTQYDKYMMILNHVYSNIKTNSKAESTIISDEYEKMKVNGKYKFINRDKKAEHVSDKSLFLYKMGLDKIFWSRDYLCAHPLSKGFGDEIVVEISQALYQAIKYLTDSIKIGKNNNWINEAKEKIQWAYEMNSRITKNLYDMNFSKALAFS encoded by the coding sequence ATGACATTACAAGATAATTTTAAGGATGATATAAAAAAATTTATTACAATAGCACAAAGTATTCCAAAAGAAGAAATAAAAAAAGAATATTATACTCTTGTAAAAAAATATCATCCCGATATGTATACAAACAATAAGACTCAATATGATAAATACATGATGATTTTAAACCATGTGTATTCAAATATAAAAACAAACTCCAAGGCAGAATCTACAATAATAAGTGATGAATATGAAAAAATGAAAGTAAATGGGAAATATAAATTTATTAACAGAGATAAAAAAGCCGAACATGTTTCGGATAAGTCTCTTTTTTTATATAAAATGGGATTAGATAAAATTTTTTGGTCACGGGATTATCTTTGCGCACATCCTCTGTCGAAAGGCTTCGGTGATGAAATCGTAGTTGAAATATCTCAAGCTCTTTATCAGGCTATTAAGTATTTAACGGACTCCATCAAAATAGGAAAAAACAATAATTGGATAAATGAAGCAAAAGAAAAAATTCAATGGGCATATGAAATGAATAGCCGCATTACAA
- a CDS encoding formylglycine-generating enzyme family protein: MIKLNLNKSSAASSGRLCALKRAAVLIIAAILAAALLFTGCNQPSGSSSGGNSGGGNSGNSGNSGGGGNSGGGGGTPPPTDKTYMVDGVSFTMKGIAAVTKGSVGHANESNNEPHTVSLTGYRIGETEVTQELLKKVMGTNPSNYKDAKNPVENVSWYYCIAFCNELTKKVPELGESQCVYYIDASFDTIYTTEHAASNKVPYAKWSAKGFRLPTEAEWEWAAMGGTNDKWAGTDTENELVNYAWYNTNGGNKTHKVKDRQPNRYGLYDMSGNILEWCWDTYSTNTPMGGQDPTGDDFGSSSRVLRGGSYDFGAGDAARACRSFAFAGEHHRDLGLRVVSRP, encoded by the coding sequence ATGATAAAATTAAATTTGAACAAGAGCTCAGCCGCTTCAAGCGGCAGGCTCTGTGCACTGAAAAGAGCGGCGGTGCTCATCATAGCCGCAATATTGGCAGCAGCGCTGCTTTTTACCGGCTGTAACCAACCGTCAGGCAGCAGTTCGGGAGGTAACTCCGGAGGAGGCAACTCAGGTAACTCCGGCAATTCCGGCGGAGGCGGTAACTCAGGTGGAGGAGGCGGAACGCCGCCTCCTACCGACAAAACCTATATGGTTGACGGTGTAAGCTTTACGATGAAGGGCATTGCCGCCGTGACGAAAGGAAGCGTAGGGCACGCCAATGAGAGCAATAATGAACCGCACACGGTAAGTCTTACTGGCTACCGGATAGGAGAAACGGAAGTAACGCAGGAGTTGTTGAAAAAGGTGATGGGTACTAATCCGAGCAATTATAAAGATGCTAAAAATCCTGTTGAGAATGTAAGTTGGTATTATTGTATAGCGTTCTGCAATGAACTAACGAAAAAAGTGCCGGAATTGGGAGAAAGTCAGTGTGTGTATTACATTGACGCCTCTTTTGATACCATATATACGACGGAACATGCTGCAAGTAATAAGGTGCCGTATGCAAAATGGAGCGCAAAAGGCTTCCGCTTACCGACGGAGGCTGAATGGGAATGGGCCGCAATGGGCGGTACAAACGACAAATGGGCGGGAACGGATACAGAAAACGAGCTGGTTAACTATGCGTGGTACAATACAAATGGCGGTAATAAAACGCATAAAGTAAAAGATAGGCAGCCGAACAGGTACGGGCTCTATGACATGAGCGGGAACATATTGGAATGGTGCTGGGACACGTATAGTACTAACACGCCTATGGGCGGGCAGGATCCTACGGGCGATGATTTTGGTAGTAGCAGCCGCGTCCTGCGCGGTGGTAGCTACGACTTCGGTGCGGGTGACGCCGCTCGTGCTTGTCGGTCCTTCGCCTTCGCGGGCGAGCACCACCGCGATCTGGGCTTGCGTGTGGTCTCGCGTCCCTAG
- a CDS encoding ATP-binding protein, which translates to MSTIRKMPIGVQSFEVLRKESFVYVDKTELIWRLVNESRVHFLSRPRRFGKSLLLSTLKAYFLGQKELFKALAIEKFEEAEKRKREIWQEYPVLYLDFNAESYMDIKSLETVLNTHLSLWEKDYGREAAETTFASRFAGLIRRSYEKTGKQAVILIDEYDKPLLQTMWKDEALNETYRTILKGFFGVIKSADQYLRFAFLTGVTKFSKVSIFSDLNNLRDLSLLSDYSGICGISQEELEADFKPEIEALAENNSLTYEDALAKLKQRYDGYLFARKGKAMYNPFSLLNVFASREFSSYWFATGTPTFLVEYLKKAYYNIPDLDGNVKMNETGLESYRADAINPLPILFQSGYLTIKDYNDFSRLYRLGFPNDEVRYGFLDNLLPAYTSIRTDKTGLSIWEFYEQIEAGDVDGFMQKMKGIISGIPYDNLTEKDLALREQNYQTAVYLVFALMNQFVHTEVHCATGRADCVVEFKDKVYIFEFKLTSNETAENAVKQIKEKNYADRYSGSGKKIIAIGSSFDEEKRTIKDWMTSAIV; encoded by the coding sequence ATGAGTACGATTAGAAAAATGCCCATAGGCGTTCAAAGTTTTGAGGTTCTACGAAAAGAAAGTTTTGTCTATGTAGATAAAACGGAGCTTATTTGGAGATTAGTAAACGAAAGCCGAGTCCACTTTTTAAGCCGTCCGCGCCGCTTTGGGAAAAGCCTTTTGCTTTCCACTCTAAAAGCCTACTTCCTCGGTCAAAAAGAACTCTTCAAGGCCTTAGCGATTGAGAAATTTGAAGAAGCCGAAAAAAGAAAACGTGAAATCTGGCAGGAATATCCGGTACTCTATTTGGATTTTAATGCCGAAAGCTATATGGATATAAAGAGCCTTGAAACCGTTTTAAATACTCATCTTTCCTTATGGGAAAAAGACTATGGAAGGGAAGCTGCAGAGACCACTTTTGCGAGCCGCTTTGCAGGTCTTATCCGCCGCTCTTATGAAAAAACCGGTAAGCAGGCTGTTATTCTAATCGACGAGTACGATAAGCCCCTTCTTCAAACTATGTGGAAGGATGAAGCCTTAAATGAAACCTACCGCACAATTCTTAAAGGTTTTTTTGGAGTTATAAAAAGTGCAGACCAATACCTCCGCTTTGCCTTTTTAACCGGAGTTACGAAGTTCAGCAAGGTAAGCATATTCAGCGATTTAAACAACTTACGGGATTTAAGCCTATTGTCGGATTACTCAGGAATCTGCGGTATCTCGCAAGAAGAACTTGAAGCCGATTTTAAGCCTGAGATTGAAGCCCTCGCAGAAAATAATAGCTTGACTTATGAAGATGCTCTTGCAAAATTAAAACAAAGATATGACGGCTACCTTTTTGCAAGAAAGGGAAAGGCAATGTATAATCCTTTCAGCCTTTTAAATGTTTTTGCTTCCCGAGAATTTTCAAGCTATTGGTTTGCAACCGGCACACCGACATTCTTGGTCGAATACTTAAAAAAGGCTTATTACAATATTCCCGACCTTGACGGAAATGTAAAGATGAATGAGACAGGTTTAGAATCCTACCGAGCAGATGCAATAAATCCCTTGCCCATTCTTTTTCAATCGGGGTATCTGACAATTAAAGATTATAACGATTTTTCAAGATTGTACCGCTTGGGCTTTCCGAATGATGAAGTGCGTTACGGATTTTTGGATAATTTGCTTCCGGCTTACACTTCAATAAGAACCGATAAAACGGGGCTTTCGATTTGGGAATTTTACGAGCAAATTGAGGCCGGAGATGTAGACGGCTTTATGCAAAAGATGAAGGGAATAATTTCAGGAATACCCTACGACAATTTAACCGAAAAAGATTTAGCCTTACGGGAACAAAACTATCAGACAGCGGTTTATCTTGTCTTTGCATTGATGAACCAGTTTGTGCATACTGAAGTTCATTGTGCAACAGGCAGGGCTGATTGTGTTGTAGAATTCAAAGATAAGGTTTATATTTTTGAGTTTAAGCTTACCTCAAACGAAACGGCGGAGAATGCCGTAAAACAAATCAAAGAGAAAAATTATGCAGACAGGTACTCAGGCAGCGGTAAAAAAATTATAGCAATCGGTTCTAGTTTTGACGAAGAAAAAAGGACTATCAAAGATTGGATGACCTCGGCTATAGTTTAA
- a CDS encoding DUF4469 domain-containing protein translates to MHLRPNTLTKDNDRDCIADVHAHAATQRNEDIAEMITKERSEFRKETIINILNMRDKAVKDLIQEGLSFMDGLVQISPRVSGVWETENSSYDEKIHKRTVDLIPTADLRTTLDAIGVKVLGAKEETARITEITDTATGLKDGSLTIGDDIIIEGSKIKVDETDPAQGVFFKAADGTEYKTNRRLSVNNPSQIIARVPKEVPEGKVEVMVRTKFSTGNKTLLQIREIVYGYPCKAKA, encoded by the coding sequence GTGCACTTGCGCCCCAACACCTTGACCAAGGACAACGACAGGGACTGCATAGCGGATGTTCATGCACATGCTGCTACGCAGAGAAATGAGGACATTGCAGAAATGATCACCAAAGAACGCTCGGAATTCCGCAAGGAAACAATTATCAACATTCTCAACATGAGGGATAAGGCTGTAAAAGACCTTATCCAAGAAGGTTTGAGTTTTATGGACGGTCTTGTACAAATTAGCCCGCGTGTATCGGGTGTATGGGAGACGGAAAATTCTTCTTACGATGAAAAAATACACAAGCGTACCGTCGACCTAATCCCGACTGCGGATTTACGCACAACCCTTGATGCAATTGGTGTTAAAGTGCTGGGTGCAAAAGAAGAAACTGCCCGCATTACCGAAATAACCGATACCGCGACCGGCTTAAAAGACGGCTCTCTCACAATCGGCGATGATATTATAATCGAGGGAAGTAAAATCAAGGTAGACGAAACCGATCCGGCTCAAGGTGTATTTTTTAAAGCCGCAGACGGCACCGAATACAAGACTAACCGCCGGCTTTCAGTTAATAACCCTAGCCAAATCATCGCCCGCGTACCTAAAGAAGTACCGGAAGGAAAGGTAGAAGTAATGGTGCGGACTAAATTCAGCACAGGCAATAAAACTCTTTTGCAAATACGCGAAATAGTATACGGCTATCCTTGCAAGGCAAAGGCATAG
- a CDS encoding ABC transporter ATP-binding protein: MEKSDTKLNLFNNIFYYLGVWLKTFPAGIFFILISVPIRIFMIYQTILIPKTIILGIETGTEAKPILLSILTAGLLITACKIIIQVLETKLMALGSRPLFHIYSVPVNKKMFELNYQTLISPEVQTKITKVKNIVMTGSSGGPFHFFGLNLSFLLTAIAGAFFFSSGIISIDLILLFIVLASGTVNLLYGIYTGKYTQKNMEDRGDDEKKESYILTTAEDRRFAKDIRLYKMKDWLIENFEHYHGRVKKFLRAESNVQAGGKILNALMIFIRDVFAYIYLIYQLNAGAIAVSQFVFLIGLVMEFSKWMDAIVLQISNLIIFNSELSQIRIFLNTPDEKIGGELTVNDTSEKPSIEFKNLSFRYSENAAWIFKDFNLKIDAGEKLALVGINGAGKTTLMHLLMGLLEPTEGSVLIDGKNSTDFKKTEYYNLFSPVFQDINIFPETFAANIAGTENINEEKLKDAITSSGLNEMVSSLPNGSQTILVKESNDEAIDLSGGQNQRMLLARALYKNAKINILDEPTAALDPIAESKIYEEYDAMSKEKTSIFISHRLASTKFCDRIILLEHGKIIEEGTHNELMNQNKTYRNMYDVQSKYYKENKGDENEEA; encoded by the coding sequence ATGGAAAAAAGCGATACAAAATTAAACCTTTTTAACAATATCTTCTATTACTTAGGAGTTTGGTTAAAAACCTTCCCGGCTGGTATTTTCTTTATACTTATTTCGGTACCTATCCGTATTTTTATGATTTATCAAACCATTCTTATTCCGAAAACCATTATATTGGGTATTGAAACCGGAACGGAGGCTAAGCCGATTTTACTTTCCATATTGACGGCAGGGCTTTTGATAACAGCCTGTAAAATTATCATACAGGTACTTGAAACAAAGCTGATGGCTCTAGGCTCCCGCCCTCTATTCCATATTTATTCGGTACCTGTAAATAAAAAAATGTTTGAGCTTAACTATCAAACCCTTATTTCTCCTGAGGTGCAAACAAAAATAACCAAGGTAAAAAACATAGTCATGACGGGAAGCTCGGGCGGCCCCTTTCATTTTTTCGGACTTAATTTATCCTTTCTTTTAACCGCAATTGCAGGAGCTTTTTTCTTCAGTTCAGGTATTATAAGCATCGACTTAATTCTTCTATTTATTGTCTTGGCTTCAGGAACCGTAAATTTACTGTACGGAATCTATACGGGAAAATACACACAAAAAAACATGGAAGACCGCGGCGATGACGAGAAAAAAGAGAGCTACATTCTTACAACGGCGGAAGACAGACGCTTTGCAAAAGACATCCGCCTTTATAAAATGAAAGATTGGCTGATCGAAAACTTTGAACACTATCACGGACGAGTAAAAAAATTTTTGAGAGCAGAATCGAATGTACAGGCAGGAGGAAAAATTCTAAATGCCTTAATGATTTTTATAAGAGATGTTTTTGCCTATATTTACTTAATTTATCAATTAAACGCCGGAGCCATTGCCGTTTCTCAATTTGTTTTTCTTATCGGCTTGGTTATGGAATTCTCAAAATGGATGGACGCTATAGTTCTTCAGATAAGTAACCTCATTATATTTAACAGCGAATTAAGTCAAATAAGAATTTTTTTGAACACTCCCGATGAAAAAATAGGCGGAGAGCTTACCGTAAATGATACGAGCGAAAAACCTTCAATCGAATTTAAAAATCTTTCCTTTAGATATTCGGAAAACGCAGCATGGATTTTTAAAGACTTTAATTTAAAAATTGATGCAGGAGAAAAGTTAGCTCTTGTCGGTATTAACGGGGCGGGAAAAACAACGCTCATGCACCTTTTAATGGGACTTTTAGAACCCACCGAGGGCTCCGTTTTAATTGACGGAAAAAACAGCACGGACTTTAAAAAGACGGAATACTATAATTTGTTTTCTCCGGTATTTCAGGATATAAATATTTTTCCGGAAACTTTTGCAGCAAATATTGCCGGAACGGAAAATATAAATGAAGAAAAATTAAAAGATGCAATTACTTCGAGCGGTTTAAATGAAATGGTTTCAAGTCTCCCGAATGGCAGCCAAACTATTTTAGTAAAGGAAAGCAATGATGAAGCAATCGATTTATCGGGAGGACAAAATCAAAGGATGCTGCTCGCCAGAGCTCTTTATAAAAATGCAAAAATAAATATTCTGGATGAGCCGACGGCTGCCCTTGACCCGATTGCGGAAAGTAAAATATATGAAGAATATGATGCAATGAGTAAAGAAAAGACTTCTATTTTTATTTCGCACAGACTCGCATCTACAAAATTTTGTGACAGGATTATTTTACTGGAACACGGAAAAATAATAGAAGAAGGCACTCATAATGAACTTATGAATCAAAATAAAACATACAGAAACATGTATGATGTTCAAAGTAAGTATTATAAAGAAAATAAAGGAGATGAAAATGAAGAGGCTTAA
- a CDS encoding ATP-binding cassette domain-containing protein produces the protein MKRLKRFFRMFFYFEKIEKGSMWSSIFFNIIEALRPFCLLYLSKIIIEAVTSQRLLSEVLRSTLILLTAFMLLSIISGILEKRFMYHLKCFSKKHTMEKALKVLRLNFELTEQNEFQNDLNSIKQFERFIVFSHSDFMRKTGTSVGGFIGAGAALYFFIGLFNSQGFMGLSGTFINSAFLILLIAFNIISFYLAKYIYKKFGDHISGEVKKSARYIKSYMNLIYDYRTGKDIRLYDKALAEKYTGTYLAMQKSTHDFMAKFFSRTIGSAKLLEGSLLLLVFLFVGLKAVYGSIALSEVFFFIGAINVFSAQISEAMDGLTTLVASDKSRKKLLNFLDIDEKKYSGKLSIKKDEPIVFELKNISFKYPDRDKYALKNINLKIDSSQKLAMVGKNGSGKTTLIKLLVRLYEPTEGEILLNGVNIKEYDYDEYIDVFSVVFQDFKLLSLKLGENVSASSSYDEKKVADALLKTGMEDFYKKHGGEAYLYQNFDIGGIEASGGEAQKIAMARAIYHGGKIFILDEPTAALDPISEAEIYSHFDNITSKNTAIYISHRLSSCKFCDKIAVMDEGSLVQYGNHNELVSDVNGKYYELWNAQAKYYQEDETQNKSF, from the coding sequence ATGAAGAGGCTTAAAAGATTTTTTAGAATGTTTTTTTATTTTGAAAAAATAGAGAAGGGCTCAATGTGGAGCAGCATCTTTTTTAATATAATAGAGGCCCTGCGGCCTTTCTGCCTTCTCTATTTATCCAAGATAATCATTGAAGCGGTAACATCGCAAAGATTGTTGAGTGAAGTTTTAAGATCGACCCTTATTCTTTTAACGGCATTTATGCTTTTATCGATAATTTCAGGAATATTGGAAAAACGCTTTATGTACCATTTAAAATGTTTTTCTAAAAAGCATACTATGGAAAAAGCTCTTAAAGTATTAAGATTAAATTTTGAACTTACCGAACAAAACGAATTTCAAAACGATTTAAATTCAATCAAACAATTTGAACGCTTTATAGTTTTTTCTCACAGCGATTTTATGAGAAAAACCGGAACCTCTGTAGGAGGATTTATAGGAGCAGGAGCAGCCTTGTATTTTTTTATAGGTCTTTTTAATTCCCAAGGGTTTATGGGGCTTTCAGGAACATTTATAAATTCAGCCTTTTTAATTCTCTTGATAGCCTTTAATATAATTTCTTTTTATTTGGCAAAATATATTTATAAAAAATTCGGAGACCATATTTCGGGAGAAGTCAAAAAAAGCGCTCGTTATATAAAATCTTATATGAATTTAATTTATGATTATAGGACGGGAAAGGATATTAGATTATATGATAAGGCCTTAGCCGAAAAATACACAGGTACCTATCTTGCAATGCAGAAAAGCACCCATGATTTTATGGCAAAGTTTTTTTCCCGTACTATAGGGTCAGCTAAACTCCTCGAAGGCTCTCTTTTGCTTTTAGTTTTTTTATTTGTAGGGCTAAAAGCCGTTTACGGTTCCATTGCCTTAAGTGAAGTCTTTTTTTTCATAGGAGCTATAAACGTTTTTTCGGCTCAAATATCTGAAGCCATGGACGGATTAACTACCCTTGTTGCTTCAGATAAATCCCGTAAAAAATTATTAAACTTCCTCGACATAGACGAAAAAAAATACTCAGGAAAACTTTCCATAAAAAAAGACGAGCCAATCGTATTTGAATTAAAAAATATAAGTTTTAAATATCCAGACCGAGATAAATATGCTCTTAAAAATATAAACCTAAAAATAGATTCAAGTCAAAAACTTGCAATGGTTGGTAAAAACGGATCGGGAAAAACCACTCTTATCAAATTACTTGTAAGACTTTACGAGCCGACTGAAGGAGAAATACTTTTAAACGGAGTAAACATAAAAGAATATGATTATGATGAGTACATAGATGTGTTCTCGGTTGTCTTTCAAGACTTTAAATTACTGTCTCTTAAATTAGGCGAGAATGTTTCCGCCTCAAGTTCTTATGACGAAAAAAAGGTTGCCGATGCTCTTTTAAAAACGGGTATGGAAGATTTTTATAAAAAGCATGGAGGCGAAGCCTATCTATATCAAAACTTTGACATAGGAGGAATTGAAGCATCCGGCGGAGAAGCTCAAAAAATTGCAATGGCACGCGCAATTTATCACGGAGGCAAAATATTTATTTTGGATGAACCTACGGCAGCCCTCGACCCTATTTCGGAAGCAGAGATTTATTCACATTTTGATAATATAACTTCAAAAAATACTGCAATCTATATTTCGCACCGGCTTTCATCTTGTAAATTTTGCGATAAAATTGCCGTTATGGATGAAGGCAGTCTTGTTCAATACGGGAATCATAATGAACTAGTTTCCGATGTAAACGGCAAGTACTATGAACTTTGGAATGCACAAGCAAAATACTATCAAGAGGACGAAACTCAGAACAAAAGTTTTTAA
- a CDS encoding Mrp/NBP35 family ATP-binding protein — protein sequence MSQTCNHECEGCNLTCDERTAAPNSFIESPNKLSSIKKVIAIISGKGGVGKSLITSLSAVQSQKKGYQCAILDADITGPSIPKAFGISETVVGNDSGIFPAKTKTGIDIMSVNLLLENETDPVIWRGPVIAGTVKQFWTDVIWKDIDFMFIDMPPGTGDVPLTVFQSIPVDGIIVATSPQELVSMIVAKAVNMAKKMNIPIIGLVENFSYFTCPDNGKDYHIFGESGIDEIALEYGIPVLAKLPIDPEIAKACDKGKIENIDAPWFNPIVECIAKL from the coding sequence ATGAGTCAAACTTGTAATCATGAATGTGAAGGTTGTAATTTAACCTGTGATGAAAGAACTGCTGCGCCGAATAGTTTTATTGAGAGCCCGAATAAACTCAGCAGCATTAAAAAAGTTATCGCAATTATAAGCGGTAAGGGCGGAGTAGGGAAATCTCTTATTACTTCCTTATCTGCGGTACAATCCCAAAAAAAAGGTTATCAATGTGCTATCCTTGATGCCGATATTACAGGGCCGTCTATTCCTAAAGCTTTCGGAATATCCGAAACTGTTGTAGGAAACGATTCGGGGATTTTTCCTGCAAAGACTAAAACCGGAATTGATATTATGTCGGTTAATCTGCTTCTTGAAAACGAAACCGATCCTGTCATATGGAGAGGACCTGTAATTGCCGGCACTGTAAAACAATTTTGGACGGATGTTATTTGGAAAGATATTGATTTTATGTTTATCGATATGCCTCCCGGAACCGGCGATGTGCCTCTTACCGTTTTCCAATCTATACCTGTAGACGGTATTATTGTGGCGACTTCTCCTCAGGAACTTGTTTCAATGATAGTTGCCAAGGCTGTCAATATGGCAAAAAAGATGAACATACCCATAATCGGTTTGGTTGAAAACTTCTCGTACTTTACTTGTCCCGATAACGGAAAAGATTATCATATTTTCGGAGAAAGCGGCATTGATGAAATAGCCTTAGAATACGGTATTCCGGTTCTTGCAAAACTTCCTATTGATCCTGAAATTGCGAAGGCTTGCGATAAAGGCAAAATAGAAAACATTGATGCACCATGGTTCAATCCTATTGTTGAATGTATTGCAAAACTTTAA
- the radA gene encoding DNA repair protein RadA: MAKKKTGDLAHRCNKCGYTQARWLGRCPECGEWNTFEEVTINQDYSAAERSIAEKFVKEAHSVPLDAIEANDAVRLSTGIAEFDRVLGGGAVKRSAILIGGEPGIGKSTLLLQAASASSSGSVKKVLYVSGEESGGQIRSRADRLNLPLKNIELLCTCRLEDVERVLNKVNPVFVIIDSIQTMYSADAGAVPGTINQLKLCAHELVSWVKERDSVLFLTAHVTKDGNIAGPKVLEHLVDTVISFERTEDDVRFLRALKNRFGSVDELGIFSMDESGLKAIDDPSSLFITNRTGPLPAGSAAVPVCEGSRVFMVEIQALTVPAKGAVTRVFSDKIDSARVSRIAAVLEKRIGLQFSDQDIYVNVAGGIRLKEPAADLAIALALYSARANIPAQKEGAYIGELSLAGEIRSVKKLKQRIKTAQSMGFTKVVSPPPSDSEAGDINTSQLFKAEDLSSAIKKVFGG, translated from the coding sequence ATGGCAAAAAAGAAAACCGGAGACCTTGCACACCGCTGCAACAAATGCGGTTACACTCAAGCCCGCTGGCTCGGCCGATGTCCCGAATGCGGCGAATGGAACACTTTTGAAGAAGTTACAATCAATCAAGATTATTCCGCAGCCGAAAGGAGCATTGCAGAAAAATTTGTAAAAGAAGCTCATTCCGTTCCTCTTGATGCTATTGAAGCAAATGATGCCGTCCGCCTTTCTACGGGGATTGCGGAATTTGACAGGGTGCTGGGCGGAGGTGCCGTAAAGCGTTCGGCAATTTTGATCGGAGGGGAGCCGGGTATAGGAAAATCGACCCTGCTCTTACAAGCAGCTTCGGCCTCTTCTTCGGGTTCCGTAAAAAAAGTTCTCTATGTTTCGGGAGAAGAATCTGGCGGGCAAATCCGTTCCCGTGCCGATAGGCTGAATCTTCCTTTAAAAAATATTGAACTTTTATGCACTTGCAGGTTGGAAGATGTAGAGAGGGTTTTAAACAAAGTAAATCCCGTTTTTGTCATAATCGATTCAATTCAAACTATGTATTCCGCAGATGCCGGAGCCGTTCCGGGAACTATAAATCAGTTAAAGCTATGTGCTCACGAACTTGTATCTTGGGTTAAAGAGAGGGACAGCGTTTTATTTTTAACTGCCCATGTAACAAAGGACGGAAACATAGCGGGGCCTAAGGTTCTCGAACACCTCGTGGATACGGTCATTTCCTTTGAGAGAACAGAGGACGATGTGCGTTTTTTGCGTGCCCTAAAAAACAGGTTCGGTTCGGTTGACGAGCTTGGAATTTTCTCGATGGATGAAAGCGGTTTAAAAGCCATAGATGACCCGTCTTCATTATTTATTACCAATCGGACCGGGCCCCTGCCTGCGGGCTCCGCTGCCGTTCCCGTCTGCGAGGGGAGCCGTGTTTTTATGGTAGAAATACAGGCCCTTACAGTTCCTGCCAAGGGTGCGGTTACAAGGGTCTTTTCGGACAAGATAGATTCTGCCCGCGTCAGCCGCATCGCCGCCGTTTTAGAAAAAAGAATAGGCTTACAATTTTCGGATCAAGATATTTATGTAAACGTTGCAGGAGGCATAAGGCTTAAAGAACCCGCCGCCGACCTCGCCATAGCACTTGCTCTTTATTCCGCCCGTGCAAATATACCTGCCCAAAAAGAAGGAGCCTACATTGGCGAATTGAGCCTCGCAGGAGAAATCCGAAGCGTCAAAAAATTAAAGCAAAGAATCAAAACAGCCCAAAGCATGGGCTTTACAAAAGTCGTCTCGCCTCCTCCTTCCGATTCCGAAGCCGGAGACATAAACACCTCACAGCTTTTTAAGGCAGAAGATTTAAGCTCGGCAATAAAGAAGGTGTTTGGCGGCTGA